One genomic segment of Methanothermococcus okinawensis IH1 includes these proteins:
- a CDS encoding YqaA family protein: protein MDLYLIAQHLINSYGYWGIFLVAFTEAFIQPVPPDLFIIGASAFGLDPITCAIVSTIGSVSGGGVGHFLGYRLGTPVFNKLFGEKYLIKGEKFFDKYGIWGVLIAGFSPLPYKVAAWLAGIFEMKILYFSIGTLVGRFPRFLLIAYFGHKVAVFFGL, encoded by the coding sequence ATGGATTTATATTTAATTGCACAGCATCTAATAAATAGTTATGGGTATTGGGGTATATTTTTAGTTGCATTTACTGAGGCATTTATCCAACCTGTACCACCTGATTTATTTATAATAGGAGCTTCTGCATTTGGCTTAGACCCTATAACTTGTGCCATTGTATCAACTATTGGTTCAGTATCTGGGGGAGGAGTTGGGCATTTTTTAGGATATAGACTTGGAACACCAGTATTTAACAAACTTTTTGGAGAAAAATATTTAATAAAAGGGGAGAAATTCTTTGATAAATATGGTATTTGGGGTGTTTTAATAGCAGGATTCTCACCATTACCTTATAAGGTTGCAGCATGGTTAGCTGGAATTTTTGAAATGAAGATTCTATATTTTAGCATAGGGACGCTTGTTGGCAGATTTCCAAGATTCCTATTAATAGCATATTTTGGACATAAAGTTGCAGTATTCTTTGGATTATAA
- a CDS encoding M20 family metallo-hydrolase gives MKNTNLMDETIKIASDLIRVNSVNPAFGGVGEKEKADYVLNKLNEYIKEYNVKNYSVKHYTIKDDKGIIRPNIVAKFDFGKDRTLHIISHLDTVPEGDINLWDTNPYEPVIKNGNIYGRGSEDNHKGIVSSLLLLKMIFDNKDKFCPKYNLSLIFVSDEESGSNYGIQHILKYEKEIFNKNDLIIVPDFGTPDGNYIEIAEKNILWIKFKIKGKQCHGSAPNHGINADILAFNFANNLYNILYNKYTKRDNLFSPPYSTFEPTMIFNNVENVNTIPGYVELCFDCRILPDYNVEEILKDINEFIILFKDNINKYLKYYDRGEEKHITIEYEILQKELSQKTPENSEIIVELGNAIKKVLNKEPILCGMGGGTVGAFLRAKNYDTVVWGIGEETAHQPNEHIKLNDLINMAKIYYEILKENK, from the coding sequence ATGAAGAATACCAATTTAATGGATGAAACTATAAAAATAGCATCAGATTTAATCAGAGTAAATTCAGTCAATCCAGCATTTGGTGGAGTTGGGGAAAAAGAAAAGGCAGATTATGTATTAAATAAATTAAATGAATATATAAAGGAATATAATGTAAAAAATTATTCAGTAAAACATTATACTATAAAAGATGACAAAGGTATAATCCGACCAAATATTGTGGCAAAATTTGATTTTGGAAAGGATAGAACACTCCACATAATTTCTCATCTTGATACTGTTCCAGAGGGAGATATTAATTTATGGGATACAAATCCATACGAACCTGTGATTAAAAACGGCAATATATATGGAAGAGGTAGTGAGGATAACCATAAGGGCATAGTTTCATCTTTACTATTGTTAAAGATGATTTTTGATAATAAGGATAAATTTTGTCCTAAATATAATTTAAGCTTAATATTTGTATCTGATGAGGAAAGTGGAAGTAATTATGGTATTCAGCACATATTAAAATATGAAAAAGAGATTTTTAACAAAAATGACTTAATAATAGTGCCAGATTTTGGAACTCCTGATGGAAACTATATAGAAATAGCAGAAAAAAATATACTATGGATTAAATTTAAAATTAAAGGAAAACAATGTCATGGAAGTGCTCCAAACCACGGTATTAATGCGGATATTTTGGCATTTAATTTTGCAAATAACCTTTATAATATACTGTATAACAAATACACTAAGAGAGATAATTTATTTTCTCCGCCTTACTCAACCTTTGAACCTACTATGATTTTTAACAATGTTGAAAATGTAAATACTATTCCAGGCTATGTAGAATTATGCTTTGATTGCAGAATATTGCCTGATTACAATGTTGAGGAAATTTTAAAAGATATAAATGAATTTATTATTCTCTTTAAAGATAATATTAATAAATATTTGAAATACTACGACAGAGGGGAAGAAAAACATATAACAATCGAATATGAAATTCTTCAAAAGGAGCTCTCACAAAAAACACCTGAAAATTCTGAAATAATTGTCGAGCTCGGAAATGCTATAAAAAAGGTATTGAACAAAGAACCGATATTATGCGGTATGGGTGGAGGCACAGTTGGAGCATTTTTAAGGGCAAAAAATTATGATACGGTTGTTTGGGGAATTGGTGAAGAAACGGCACATCAACCGAACGAACATATAAAACTAAATGATTTAATAAATATGGCTAAGATATACTACGAAATTTTAAAAGAGAATAAATAA
- a CDS encoding XTP/dITP diphosphatase, translated as MKIYFATGNPNKIKEANIILKDLKNISVEHLKCPYPEIQGTLEEVSEFGAKYVYEKIKKPIIVEDSGFFIGALNGFPGTYSKYVQETLGNEGILKLLEDIEGENRKAYFKTVIGYCDENGVKLFKGVIEGKVAHEIRSKGYGFAYDSIFIPDGEDRTFAEMKTEEKSEISHRKRAFEEFKKFLYNKIIKTNDRGYYGIQNTSNRIH; from the coding sequence ATGAAAATTTACTTTGCAACGGGGAATCCGAATAAAATTAAAGAGGCCAATATTATTTTAAAGGATTTAAAAAATATATCTGTTGAACATTTAAAATGCCCTTATCCTGAAATACAGGGAACATTGGAGGAAGTTTCAGAATTTGGGGCGAAATATGTTTATGAAAAAATAAAAAAACCCATAATTGTTGAAGATAGTGGATTTTTTATAGGAGCTCTCAATGGATTTCCAGGAACATACTCAAAGTATGTTCAGGAGACTTTGGGAAACGAAGGTATTTTAAAACTTTTAGAGGATATAGAAGGCGAAAATAGAAAGGCATATTTTAAAACAGTAATAGGATACTGTGATGAAAATGGCGTAAAATTATTTAAAGGAGTTATAGAAGGAAAAGTAGCCCATGAAATAAGAAGTAAAGGATATGGCTTTGCATACGACAGTATTTTTATTCCAGATGGTGAAGATAGAACTTTTGCAGAGATGAAAACAGAAGAAAAAAGTGAAATTTCCCACAGAAAAAGAGCTTTTGAAGAATTTAAGAAGTTTTTATATAATAAAATAATTAAGACTAATGATAGAGGATATTATGGAATTCAAAATACATCCAATAGGATACATTAA
- the tsaA gene encoding tRNA (N6-threonylcarbamoyladenosine(37)-N6)-methyltransferase TrmO — protein MEFKIHPIGYIKQLDDKTVLNIFEEYKEGLDGLKEGLKIVLILWFDKSDTPQKRKTLKVHPLGNPHNPIRGVFSTRSPIRPNPIALYEAKISKIDENNIFIEKIDAYEGTPIIDIKIAYNQ, from the coding sequence ATGGAATTCAAAATACATCCAATAGGATACATTAAACAGTTAGATGATAAAACAGTTCTAAATATTTTTGAAGAGTATAAAGAAGGATTGGATGGATTAAAAGAAGGATTAAAAATAGTATTAATTTTATGGTTTGATAAAAGCGACACTCCACAAAAAAGGAAAACATTAAAAGTCCATCCCTTAGGTAATCCACATAATCCTATTAGGGGTGTATTCTCCACTCGCTCTCCAATTAGACCAAATCCAATAGCTTTATATGAAGCCAAAATTTCAAAAATAGATGAGAACAATATATTTATTGAAAAAATAGATGCCTATGAGGGAACTCCAATAATCGATATTAAAATAGCATATAATCAATAA
- a CDS encoding DUF4855 domain-containing protein, with protein MELESCGQVNWGYITDSELNELSNYIRNERYQQVIWIPSLGGRTTQQLEDSGVKNTMRYFNYVFCQPNYYQKDTMMDGSEYTYEKFVEILNWVHNASQNSYIELEADSKVLSDSNKVLRDCKYVDAQKDSKVGDIWPQRAYYFDIEKEVIDRVRYTCPEW; from the coding sequence TTGGAATTAGAATCATGTGGGCAAGTAAATTGGGGATATATAACTGATTCTGAATTAAATGAGTTGTCGAATTATATACGAAATGAACGATATCAACAAGTTATATGGATTCCTTCATTAGGGGGGAGAACTACTCAACAACTCGAAGATTCTGGAGTAAAAAATACTATGAGATATTTTAATTATGTATTTTGTCAGCCAAATTACTATCAAAAAGATACCATGATGGATGGTTCGGAATACACATATGAAAAATTTGTTGAGATTTTAAATTGGGTACATAACGCATCACAAAATTCATATATTGAATTGGAAGCTGATAGCAAAGTTCTTAGCGATTCTAATAAAGTATTAAGAGATTGTAAATATGTTGATGCACAGAAAGATTCTAAAGTTGGTGATATTTGGCCACAGAGAGCATATTATTTTGATATAGAAAAGGAAGTTATTGATAGAGTTAGATATACTTGTCCAGAATGGTAA
- the frhD gene encoding coenzyme F420-reducing hydrogenase, FrhD protein, with translation MIPDSLKKEILIMGCGNLLFADDGFGYEVITRLEKSELPENVGIIDAGTGGSFYLMSIMDEECKVKKIIIVDIIDFGLPPGTLKKFGVEELPNIEKYNFDAHDLPLAPYLIDASKKGIDVVIIGCQAKYVSEPNIEIGLTDEVKNSLDDAVKMILDELNEVKK, from the coding sequence TTGATACCTGATTCATTGAAAAAGGAAATATTAATTATGGGATGTGGTAATCTATTATTTGCAGATGATGGATTTGGATATGAGGTAATTACACGATTGGAAAAATCGGAGCTCCCAGAAAATGTTGGAATAATTGATGCTGGAACTGGTGGTTCATTCTATTTAATGTCAATAATGGATGAAGAATGCAAAGTTAAAAAAATAATAATTGTTGATATTATTGACTTTGGATTACCACCTGGAACATTGAAAAAATTTGGTGTGGAGGAGCTCCCAAACATTGAAAAATATAATTTTGATGCCCATGACCTTCCACTTGCACCTTATTTGATAGATGCCAGTAAAAAAGGTATAGATGTTGTAATAATTGGATGTCAAGCTAAATATGTTTCTGAACCTAACATTGAAATAGGATTAACTGATGAAGTTAAAAATTCCCTCGATGATGCAGTTAAAATGATATTGGATGAGTTAAATGAAGTTAAAAAATAA
- the selB gene encoding selenocysteine-specific translation elongation factor produces the protein MVKNINLGIFGHIDHGKTSLARILTEIASTSSLDKLPESKKRGITIDIGFSSFNIENYLITLVDAPGHADLIKAVVSAADIIDLALLVVDAREGPKTQTGEHLLILDYFNIPTIVVITKIDMASDEDIKRTETFVNAILNSTENLKGSKILRISAKENIGIDNLKNTIKETLDNMKIIRNIDDYFKMPIDHAFPIKGIGTVITGTILKGKVKVGDELKILPLNMEAIKVKSIQRFKKDVNEAVAGDRIGMALSGVDAKQIFRGCVLTSNDSNLKIVNNIVAKIKISDIFKYSIKPKMKVHLNVGMLIVPAIAIPFKKIEINGKTENIILKEVAKGDECYCAFELDENVVAEVGDSILITRLDLPPTTLRICGKGEIVEFISAKDLNIKKEVVKTGTIKLNKNRVFIEGLANSKLSAEKLIGEEVFIPEKNIKGKIKGTFGTKGYLTAEFDGNVNNKDTVVLKRLRRWG, from the coding sequence ATGGTTAAAAATATAAATTTGGGCATATTTGGACATATAGACCATGGAAAAACATCATTGGCGAGAATTTTAACAGAAATAGCTTCCACATCCTCACTTGACAAACTTCCAGAATCTAAAAAAAGAGGTATTACAATAGATATTGGCTTTTCATCATTTAATATAGAGAATTATTTAATTACCCTTGTAGATGCACCAGGGCATGCAGATTTAATAAAAGCCGTAGTTAGTGCAGCGGATATTATAGATTTGGCTCTTTTAGTTGTGGATGCAAGGGAGGGACCAAAAACACAGACAGGAGAGCATCTTCTTATACTTGATTATTTTAATATACCAACAATTGTGGTTATAACAAAAATAGATATGGCATCTGATGAGGATATAAAAAGAACAGAAACATTTGTAAATGCTATCCTAAATTCAACAGAAAACCTAAAAGGTAGCAAAATATTAAGAATTTCTGCAAAAGAAAATATAGGAATAGATAATTTAAAAAACACTATAAAAGAAACCCTAGATAATATGAAAATTATTAGGAATATAGATGATTATTTTAAAATGCCCATAGACCACGCCTTTCCAATAAAAGGAATAGGAACAGTGATTACAGGAACAATATTAAAGGGAAAGGTAAAAGTCGGAGATGAATTAAAGATTTTACCATTGAATATGGAGGCTATAAAAGTTAAAAGTATTCAAAGATTTAAAAAGGATGTAAATGAAGCAGTTGCAGGAGATAGGATTGGAATGGCACTTAGCGGTGTTGATGCAAAACAGATATTCAGAGGATGTGTTTTAACCTCAAATGACAGCAATTTAAAAATTGTCAATAATATTGTGGCAAAAATAAAAATATCGGATATATTTAAATACAGTATAAAACCAAAAATGAAGGTTCATTTGAATGTTGGAATGTTAATTGTTCCTGCAATTGCAATTCCATTTAAAAAAATAGAGATTAATGGAAAAACTGAAAATATTATTTTAAAAGAGGTTGCAAAAGGGGATGAATGCTACTGTGCATTTGAACTGGATGAAAATGTAGTTGCAGAAGTAGGGGACAGCATACTTATAACACGGTTGGATTTACCACCTACAACACTTAGAATATGTGGTAAAGGTGAAATAGTCGAGTTTATAAGTGCAAAAGACTTAAATATTAAAAAAGAAGTTGTAAAAACTGGAACCATAAAACTAAATAAAAATAGGGTATTTATTGAAGGATTGGCAAATTCAAAATTATCCGCTGAAAAACTTATTGGAGAAGAAGTATTTATTCCAGAAAAAAACATAAAAGGTAAAATAAAAGGCACTTTTGGAACTAAGGGATATTTAACTGCTGAATTTGATGGGAATGTAAATAACAAAGATACCGTTGTATTGAAGAGGCTTAGAAGGTGGGGATAA
- the mvk gene encoding mevalonate kinase, producing the protein MGVNNIKIEKNNKSSNKSNYKNENKYDNEYDNKNSNIDRYSNNINNIIGAPSKVILFGEHAVVDGYGAISMAVDLKTMGEIVSSENENNNKNKIIIDLKDLNKNIKLNIKDLPNINIKDYENDLKYVICSLKNVANYLIKKNLLNIHDFDDYDMNINNNKKIKPFKLIISSNIPVSCGLGSSASVIITTIKSFLHANNIKLSDDEIAKIAYSVEKEVQGKASITDTATITYNTILKIKNNTFELMKNSNLHNLLKKCNFLIVHVEERKKKTAELVNEVANHPYKNEIFKSIGEIVDKAESINSMQELGKLMVKNHELLKQLGVSTEKMDKVVNIGKKYGYGAKLSGAGGGGVVVILVNNNKKEELLEHLKEIGVIDIFECKMS; encoded by the coding sequence ATGGGTGTCAATAACATTAAGATTGAAAAAAATAATAAATCCAGTAATAAATCTAATTATAAAAATGAAAATAAATATGATAATGAATATGATAATAAAAATAGTAATATTGATAGATACAGTAATAATATTAATAACATTATCGGAGCTCCTTCAAAAGTTATATTATTTGGAGAACATGCAGTAGTTGATGGGTATGGAGCAATTTCAATGGCAGTTGATTTAAAAACTATGGGAGAGATTGTGAGCTCTGAAAATGAAAACAATAATAAAAATAAAATAATAATTGATTTGAAAGATTTGAATAAAAATATTAAATTAAATATTAAAGACCTTCCAAATATAAATATAAAGGATTACGAAAATGATTTGAAGTATGTAATATGTTCTTTAAAAAATGTTGCAAACTATTTAATTAAAAAAAATTTACTTAATATTCACGATTTTGATGACTATGATATGAATATTAATAACAACAAAAAAATAAAACCTTTTAAATTGATTATTTCTTCAAATATTCCTGTAAGCTGTGGCTTAGGTTCATCGGCTTCTGTAATAATTACCACAATTAAGTCATTTTTACATGCAAACAATATAAAATTATCCGACGATGAAATAGCTAAAATAGCATATTCCGTTGAAAAGGAGGTTCAGGGTAAAGCCAGCATAACCGATACTGCAACCATCACATATAACACTATATTAAAAATTAAAAACAACACATTTGAGTTAATGAAAAATTCCAATCTACATAATTTACTTAAAAAATGTAATTTCTTAATAGTTCATGTTGAAGAACGAAAGAAAAAAACAGCCGAGCTCGTAAATGAGGTAGCAAATCATCCATATAAAAATGAAATATTTAAATCCATAGGTGAAATTGTGGATAAGGCAGAGTCTATAAACAGCATGCAGGAGCTCGGAAAATTAATGGTAAAAAATCATGAATTGTTAAAACAGTTAGGTGTATCTACTGAAAAGATGGATAAGGTTGTAAATATCGGGAAAAAATATGGATATGGTGCAAAACTCTCAGGTGCTGGAGGCGGTGGAGTTGTGGTAATCTTAGTGAATAATAATAAAAAAGAGGAATTACTTGAACATTTAAAAGAAATAGGTGTTATTGACATATTTGAATGCAAAATGAGTTAA
- a CDS encoding YcaO-related McrA-glycine thioamidation protein translates to MDSIDYALETYRICSPKKTWKKIEPILDKINIVNMERIDNLDRIGIPVYSATRLTKNGDIKIHPGKGATDIQAKVSSAMESIERYSAELSKEDKEKIIKKPDNPVDLKELILSIEAFKNLNKINNNLNSIDWIKGTDIINNEIVEVPADAIFHPYSGTLFRSNTNGIASGNSTEEAIFHASFEVIERDSWSVSEISKNTYRKINVEGAKNPIIHELIEKFENANINVVLKDLTSEVGIPTVAAISDEDVLKDPALLCIGVGCHIHPEIAVIRALTEVVQSRATQIQNKRKDTIRGDIVRKIDYGRMKRIHKKWFEYRDEVDIEDMENNAKFNLKKDLNTIKEKLIDAGFDRLIVVNLKKTDVDVVRVIIPKMEVYCMDRDRISPWIRDRIKKIKNNENKEIKR, encoded by the coding sequence ATGGACTCTATTGATTACGCCTTAGAAACATATAGAATATGCTCACCAAAGAAAACATGGAAAAAAATAGAACCTATATTGGATAAGATAAATATTGTTAATATGGAGAGAATTGATAATTTGGACAGAATTGGTATTCCCGTTTATTCTGCAACAAGATTAACCAAAAATGGAGATATAAAAATCCATCCTGGAAAAGGAGCAACGGATATTCAGGCAAAAGTATCTTCTGCAATGGAATCTATTGAAAGATATTCCGCAGAACTAAGCAAAGAGGATAAGGAAAAAATTATAAAAAAACCCGATAATCCTGTGGATTTAAAGGAGCTCATCCTATCTATTGAAGCATTTAAAAATTTGAATAAAATAAATAATAATTTAAATAGTATTGATTGGATTAAAGGGACTGATATAATAAATAATGAAATTGTTGAAGTTCCAGCAGATGCTATATTCCACCCATATTCTGGAACTTTATTTAGAAGCAATACCAACGGCATAGCCTCTGGAAACTCAACGGAGGAAGCTATTTTTCACGCCTCTTTTGAAGTTATAGAAAGGGATTCGTGGAGTGTTTCTGAAATTTCTAAAAACACATATAGAAAAATAAATGTGGAGGGGGCAAAAAATCCCATAATACATGAGCTCATAGAAAAATTTGAAAATGCAAATATAAATGTAGTATTGAAGGATTTAACAAGTGAAGTTGGTATTCCAACAGTGGCTGCCATATCCGATGAGGATGTTTTAAAAGACCCTGCTCTTTTATGTATTGGAGTAGGCTGCCATATCCATCCAGAAATTGCAGTAATTAGGGCATTAACAGAGGTTGTTCAGAGTAGGGCAACGCAAATACAGAATAAAAGGAAAGATACAATAAGAGGGGATATTGTAAGGAAAATAGATTATGGTAGGATGAAAAGAATACATAAAAAATGGTTTGAATATAGGGATGAAGTAGATATAGAGGATATGGAAAATAATGCCAAATTTAACCTAAAAAAAGACTTAAATACAATTAAAGAAAAACTTATTGATGCAGGATTTGATAGGTTGATTGTTGTGAATTTAAAAAAAACTGATGTAGATGTAGTTAGAGTTATAATTCCAAAAATGGAAGTTTATTGTATGGACAGGGATAGAATATCTCCGTGGATAAGAGATAGAATTAAAAAGATAAAAAATAATGAAAATAAAGAAATAAAAAGATAA
- a CDS encoding DUF167 family protein — MIEEIIRESNDKKGVLIDIDISPNAKKNEIGGINEWRKRIIIKIKAQPIEGKANKEIIKFLKKIFKKDVEIVSGLTSSQKTVLVIGGNREEIINIITKQLK, encoded by the coding sequence ATGATAGAGGAAATTATTAGGGAATCCAATGATAAAAAAGGCGTTTTAATTGATATAGATATATCACCAAACGCTAAAAAAAATGAAATTGGTGGTATTAATGAATGGAGAAAAAGGATTATTATAAAAATAAAAGCACAGCCGATAGAGGGAAAGGCAAACAAAGAAATTATAAAATTTTTAAAGAAGATATTTAAAAAAGATGTGGAAATAGTTTCTGGATTAACCTCTTCGCAAAAAACAGTTCTTGTAATTGGAGGTAATAGGGAAGAAATAATAAATATAATCACTAAACAGTTAAAATAA
- a CDS encoding class I SAM-dependent methyltransferase — protein sequence MKKTYKNNDKTPFDRYAKEYDKWYDENEQIYKAELDAIKKFIPKSDEKKKGLEIGVGTGRFAKPLGIEYGLEPSKSMAEIAKKRGINVYEGIAEDIPFDDESYDYVLMTTTLCFLNDPIKGLKEIKRILKPNGVLIIGMIDKNSPLGKFYESKKEKSKFYKYAKFYSLDEVLNWLKELNYKNIIYNSVKISEMDNKGSFVVIYAEKL from the coding sequence ATGAAAAAAACTTATAAAAATAATGATAAAACTCCATTTGATAGATATGCAAAGGAATATGATAAATGGTATGATGAAAATGAACAAATATATAAAGCTGAGCTCGATGCCATTAAAAAATTTATTCCAAAATCAGATGAAAAAAAGAAGGGTTTAGAAATTGGAGTGGGAACTGGAAGGTTTGCAAAACCACTTGGTATCGAGTATGGTTTAGAGCCATCAAAATCCATGGCAGAGATTGCAAAAAAGCGAGGAATAAATGTATATGAAGGGATTGCTGAGGATATTCCCTTCGATGACGAATCCTATGATTATGTGCTGATGACTACAACATTATGCTTTTTAAATGACCCTATTAAAGGACTTAAAGAGATAAAAAGGATTTTAAAACCAAATGGGGTATTAATTATAGGTATGATTGATAAAAACAGTCCATTGGGAAAATTTTATGAATCTAAAAAAGAAAAAAGTAAATTCTATAAATATGCAAAGTTTTATTCTTTGGATGAAGTTTTAAACTGGTTAAAAGAGTTAAATTATAAAAATATAATATATAATTCTGTTAAAATAAGTGAAATGGATAATAAAGGAAGTTTTGTCGTTATATATGCAGAAAAACTATAA
- a CDS encoding ABC transporter permease encodes MYFEMAKRNLKRHTLRSILALLGIIIGVMAISSLGILGGGLKQGISKNFEGVANFVVVFPNAGEGYLHFTKRDVDKLKRLNCKVIPICTRSDIVYIKGKNKKTYTSIYGIGKGDIKYLNLGINNELSDTTVYVDSVFSNLNNVNKDSMITINNVSFRIRGIYNSSYFIISQNSIILSQKTYKRFYGNNYSMVVLYVKNKDDINDIKNKTESIMNKKEKKVIVLSMDTLLKSINDAMDKLSLFLMGIGGISLLVAGIGIGNVMLMSTIERTKEIGVMKSIGASKSDIMIMFLYEALILGIIGSLIGALISVAIGYLVVVFLLKSSLTWYCMIYLLIGILFGVGTSLIASLYPAYKASKLDPIKALKNE; translated from the coding sequence ATGTATTTTGAAATGGCTAAGAGGAATTTAAAAAGACATACATTGAGGAGTATTTTAGCACTTTTAGGTATAATTATTGGAGTTATGGCTATATCCTCATTGGGCATATTGGGTGGCGGATTAAAACAAGGCATATCCAAGAATTTTGAAGGCGTGGCAAATTTTGTTGTGGTATTTCCTAATGCTGGGGAAGGTTATTTGCATTTTACAAAAAGGGATGTTGATAAATTAAAAAGGCTAAACTGCAAAGTAATTCCAATATGCACAAGAAGCGATATTGTATATATCAAAGGAAAAAATAAAAAAACTTATACTTCAATTTATGGCATAGGCAAAGGTGATATAAAATATTTAAATTTAGGAATTAATAATGAACTCTCTGATACAACGGTTTATGTAGATAGTGTCTTTTCAAATCTTAATAATGTTAATAAAGACAGTATGATAACAATAAATAATGTTTCATTTAGAATAAGAGGCATATACAATAGTTCATATTTTATAATCTCTCAAAATTCCATAATTTTATCTCAAAAAACCTACAAAAGATTTTATGGGAATAATTATTCAATGGTTGTATTGTATGTTAAAAATAAAGATGATATAAACGATATTAAAAATAAAACTGAAAGTATTATGAATAAAAAAGAAAAGAAAGTAATAGTATTATCAATGGACACACTTCTTAAATCTATAAATGATGCCATGGATAAATTATCCTTATTTTTAATGGGAATAGGGGGCATATCCTTATTGGTTGCTGGGATAGGCATTGGTAATGTAATGTTGATGAGCACAATTGAAAGGACAAAAGAGATTGGAGTTATGAAAAGTATTGGAGCTTCTAAGAGCGATATAATGATTATGTTCCTTTATGAGGCACTTATACTTGGAATCATTGGAAGTTTAATCGGAGCTCTGATAAGTGTGGCTATTGGATATTTGGTCGTGGTGTTTTTATTAAAATCTTCATTAACATGGTATTGTATGATTTATTTATTAATTGGGATATTGTTTGGCGTTGGGACATCATTAATCGCATCGCTTTATCCTGCATATAAAGCATCCAAATTAGACCCTATAAAAGCACTTAAAAATGAATAA
- a CDS encoding ABC transporter ATP-binding protein, whose protein sequence is MIILKNVVKSYKMGEEVIYALNNVNLRIEEGEFVSIMGPSGSGKSTLLNIIGCLDRPDNGEVYIDSVKASDLNDNQLTEIRRMKIGFVFQQFNLIPLLSALENVELPLIFKYRSNMSSEEKRKRALECLKMAELDEKFANHKPNQLSGGQQQRVAIARALANDPPILLCDEPTGSLDSKTGAKIMELLKKLNKSGKTVVMVTHDINVGKVADRIINIRDGELVEE, encoded by the coding sequence ATGATTATATTAAAAAATGTTGTAAAATCCTACAAAATGGGGGAAGAAGTAATATACGCACTAAATAATGTAAATCTAAGAATAGAAGAGGGAGAATTTGTCTCAATTATGGGACCAAGTGGAAGTGGGAAATCTACACTTTTAAATATTATTGGTTGTTTGGATAGACCAGATAATGGAGAGGTATATATAGATAGTGTAAAAGCAAGTGATTTAAACGATAACCAATTAACGGAAATTAGGAGAATGAAAATTGGATTTGTATTTCAACAGTTTAATCTTATTCCATTGTTGAGTGCATTAGAAAATGTAGAGCTCCCCCTAATATTTAAATATCGAAGTAATATGAGCTCGGAAGAAAAACGAAAAAGAGCATTGGAATGTTTAAAAATGGCTGAATTGGATGAAAAATTTGCAAATCACAAACCCAATCAATTAAGTGGGGGTCAGCAACAGAGGGTGGCAATAGCACGAGCTCTTGCAAATGACCCACCTATTTTATTATGCGATGAACCAACAGGGTCATTGGATTCAAAGACTGGTGCTAAAATTATGGAGCTCCTAAAAAAATTAAACAAATCTGGAAAAACGGTTGTTATGGTTACCCACGATATAAATGTTGGAAAGGTTGCCGATAGGATAATAAATATTAGGGATGGAGAATTAGTTGAGGAATAA